A DNA window from Rhodococcus sp. Z13 contains the following coding sequences:
- a CDS encoding protein tyrosine phosphatase produces MRILYVCTGNICRSPTAELLTTAYAQEQGRTDLTAHSAGTNAMVGYGMEPTAALVLKQLGGNPEGFVARRLTPPIAEDADLIITMSERQRTKVLQLAPRKMHSTFTLKEAARLQQLSGARTVAELAVARAQTTAPGPEDVLDPIGRDEETFVAVGTEIADLLLPLLAALRI; encoded by the coding sequence ATGCGGATCCTCTACGTGTGTACCGGGAACATCTGCCGCTCCCCCACGGCAGAACTTCTGACGACCGCGTATGCCCAGGAGCAGGGCCGCACGGATCTGACCGCACACAGTGCGGGCACCAACGCGATGGTCGGGTACGGCATGGAACCCACTGCGGCGCTGGTGCTGAAGCAGCTCGGCGGAAATCCGGAGGGGTTCGTGGCCCGGCGCCTGACGCCGCCGATCGCCGAGGACGCCGATCTGATCATCACGATGAGCGAGCGGCAGCGCACCAAGGTGTTGCAGCTCGCGCCGCGGAAGATGCATTCGACCTTCACGCTGAAGGAGGCCGCGCGGCTGCAGCAGCTCAGCGGTGCCCGGACCGTCGCGGAGCTCGCGGTGGCCCGGGCGCAGACGACTGCGCCCGGGCCTGAGGACGTTCTCGATCCGATCGGCCGCGACGAGGAGACGTTCGTCGCGGTCGGGACCGAGATCGCCGATCTGCTCCTACCGCTGCTGGCCGCGCTCAGGATCTGA
- a CDS encoding polysaccharide biosynthesis tyrosine autokinase yields MEVHDYLRILQARWKIVAVTTVVAVLAALGASLLTTPQYEAKTRLFVSTSSGASVQEIYQGNLFSQQRVTSYTELLEGTTLAQRTIDKLGLDGLSAAQLAAKVDASSTPDTVLIDTAVTDTSPERARDLANALSDEFVVMARELETPEDGGPPTARVVVEQYAATPSTPVTPKTKRNVALGLAVGVLLGIALAVLRDRLDNTVKNRETLEELTGTGVVGVIPHEKERQEKPAISFSDAHSGDAEAYREMRTNLQFLHVDNPPRSLVVTSSVPTEGKTTTAINLALVLAEAGHSVVLVEADLRRPRVSKYLDTMNDAGLSTVLAHQATLEEVLQPTAVDGMWVLAAGALPPNPSELLGSAHAREVFDELRERFDYVIIDAPPLLPVTDATILATAADGALLVARFGKTTRDQFARAVGNLRTVNANVLGSILTMTPTKGHGTVYEYRYYYSTDKPATVTPAQSAPAAPAPVAAPPAATQRIPAPAPEAQPARRAEPPATQAWTPGPEGYRGAPSAQFPPAPEPASERYGDTERYQPPQAYSAEPQATPPVVHAPRRPVGGSDTRAVPGSDPERGQQR; encoded by the coding sequence ATGGAAGTACATGATTACCTGCGAATTCTGCAGGCGAGATGGAAGATCGTCGCCGTCACGACGGTCGTCGCCGTGCTCGCCGCACTCGGGGCGTCCCTGCTGACGACACCGCAGTACGAGGCCAAGACCCGCCTGTTCGTGTCCACCTCGTCGGGCGCGTCGGTGCAGGAGATCTACCAGGGCAACCTGTTCTCGCAGCAGCGCGTCACCTCCTACACCGAACTGCTCGAGGGCACCACCCTCGCCCAGCGCACCATCGACAAGCTCGGGCTCGACGGCCTGTCCGCCGCCCAGCTCGCCGCGAAGGTCGACGCGTCGTCCACGCCCGACACGGTGCTCATCGACACCGCCGTCACCGACACCTCGCCGGAACGGGCCCGCGATCTCGCCAACGCCCTGTCCGACGAGTTCGTCGTCATGGCCCGCGAACTCGAGACCCCCGAGGACGGCGGTCCGCCCACCGCCCGCGTGGTGGTCGAGCAGTACGCGGCCACCCCGTCGACGCCGGTCACCCCGAAGACCAAGCGGAACGTCGCGCTCGGCCTCGCCGTGGGTGTGCTGCTCGGCATCGCCCTCGCGGTGCTGCGCGACCGGCTCGACAACACCGTCAAGAACCGCGAGACCCTCGAGGAACTCACCGGCACCGGTGTCGTCGGTGTGATCCCGCACGAGAAGGAACGCCAGGAGAAGCCGGCCATCTCCTTCTCCGACGCCCACAGCGGCGACGCCGAGGCGTACCGGGAGATGCGCACCAACCTGCAGTTCCTGCACGTCGACAACCCGCCGCGCTCGCTCGTGGTCACCAGCTCGGTGCCCACCGAGGGCAAGACCACCACGGCCATCAACCTCGCGCTGGTGCTCGCCGAGGCCGGGCACTCCGTCGTGCTCGTCGAGGCCGACCTGCGCCGCCCCCGCGTGTCGAAATACCTCGACACGATGAACGACGCCGGTCTGTCCACCGTGCTGGCCCACCAGGCCACCCTCGAGGAGGTGCTGCAGCCGACCGCCGTCGACGGCATGTGGGTGCTCGCCGCCGGTGCGCTGCCGCCCAACCCGTCGGAGCTGCTCGGGTCCGCGCACGCGCGTGAGGTGTTCGACGAGCTGCGGGAGCGGTTCGACTACGTGATCATCGACGCGCCGCCGCTGCTGCCCGTCACCGACGCGACGATCCTCGCGACCGCCGCCGACGGGGCACTGCTGGTCGCGCGGTTCGGCAAGACCACCCGCGATCAGTTCGCCCGCGCCGTGGGCAACCTGCGCACCGTCAACGCGAACGTGCTCGGTTCGATCCTGACCATGACCCCGACCAAGGGCCACGGCACGGTCTACGAGTACCGCTACTACTACAGCACCGACAAGCCCGCGACAGTGACGCCCGCCCAGTCGGCACCGGCTGCACCCGCTCCGGTCGCGGCGCCGCCCGCGGCGACACAGCGCATCCCCGCGCCCGCTCCGGAGGCCCAGCCGGCTCGCCGGGCCGAACCGCCGGCCACCCAGGCCTGGACCCCGGGCCCCGAGGGCTACCGCGGGGCCCCGTCCGCGCAGTTCCCGCCCGCACCGGAACCCGCCTCGGAGCGCTACGGCGACACCGAGCGGTACCAGCCGCCGCAGGCCTACTCGGCCGAACCGCAGGCCACCCCGCCCGTCGTGCACGCACCGCGACGGCCGGTGGGCGGCTCGGATACCCGGGCGGTGCCCGGCTCAGATCCTGAGCGCGGCCAGCAGCGGTAG